The genomic region TCAAGCAAGTGTTCACGGGTAATCACTTGACCAATATGAGAAGCCAAGTGGTACAAAAGTTCAAATTCACGGTGGGTCAAGTCTAGTTCTTCACCATATTTTTTAGCCACATAGGCATCTGGTACAATCTCCAAGTCCCCAATTTGCAAAGGTTGGGTTTTCTTTTCATCTGACTCTTGATTATCTACAGAAACCAAGTCCGTACGACGAAGAAGAGCTTTAACACGCGCCTGCAACTCACGATTTGAGAAGGGTTTTGTCACATAGTCATCCGCTCCAAGCTCCAAACCAATAACCTTATCAAATTCGCTGTCTTTAGCTGACAGCATGATAATAGGAACACTACTCGTCTTACGAATAGTCTTTGCAACTTCTAAACCATCAATTTCGGGAAGCATCAAATCCAGAATAATAATATCTGGTTGCTCTGCTTCAAATTGTTCTAGTGCTTCACGACCATTAAAAGCAGTTACAACCTCGTAACCTTCCTTGGTCATATTAAACTTGATAATATCCGAGATTGGTTTTTCATCATCTACAATTAATATTTTTTTCATTTGTTCACCTTTTTCTCTACTATTATATCAAAAAAATAAAAAGAAGACACAATAGCTAGTCTTTACTACTGTCTAAGTTGGCTTGTGCATAAGCCTGCCAGATTTTTTGTTGGGGTTTGGCAAGTGGGTAATTCTTAAACTCTTCTGGTGAAAGCCAGCGAACTTCCCTATCTGGAAAGTCATTGTAGTCACTCACCTGACCTGCTACAATTTGAACATGCCACTTACGATGACTAAAGATATGCTTGACAGTCTCAAAATAAATATCAAGCCAATCAACATCTAGGTCATAGTCCTGCTGGAAACTCTCTTCTGGACTGGGACCAAAGTTCACGCTTTCTTCTGCAACCTGATGAAAGAGGTCAAACTGCTCTCCTTGCGAAAAGTTATCAACTTCTATCAAGGGGAAATGCCAAAAACCTGCCAATAGCTTTTCACTTTCATTTTTTTCAAGTAAAAATTGTCCCTGAGTATTTTTGACCACCAAGGCTTTAAGATAAATTGGAACAGGCTTTTTCTTGGGAGCCTTAATTGGATAACGGTCCATTGTGCCATTCTGATATGCCGCACTAAAGTCCTTAACTGGGCTTTCTTCTGGTCTGGGATTTACAGGCGCCTCAATATCAGATCCTAAGTCCATCAAAGCTTGATTAAAGTCACCAGGCCTTTCTGGGTCAATCAAGATTTCCATCATTGCCTGAAAAATTTTACGATTACTTGGAATCCCAATATCGTGATTAACTTCAAATAGACGTGCCAAAACACGCATGACATTACCATCTACAGCTGGCTCAGGCAAGTTAAAAGCAATACTGGAAATGGCTCCTGCAGTGTAAGGTCCAATTCCTTTCAAGCTGGAAATTCCTTCATAGGTGTTTGGAAATTGACCACCAAAATCAGTCATAATCTGCTGGGCTGCAGCCTGTAAATTACGAACTCGAGAATAATAACCCAAACCTTCCCAAGCCTTCAACAAACGCTCTTCAGGCGCATTCTCCAAACTTTCTACTGTTGGAAACCAGTCCAAGAATCGTTCGTAATAAGGGATAACCGTATCCACCCTAGTTTGCTGGAGCATAATTTCAGACACCCAGATATGATAAGGATTTTTACTTCTACGCCACGGTAAATCTCTTTTGTTTTCATCATACCAAGCGAGAAGTTTCTCACGGAAAGAAATGATCTTCTCCTCCGGCCACATGACGATACCGTATTCTTTCAAATCTAACATATCTCTAGTATAACACAGAAGATTCTAACTGTCCTTTTCCTAGTATTAGTACTCTTCGAAAATCAAATTCAAACCACGTCAACGTCGCCTTGCCGTACTCAAGTACAGCCTGCGGCTAGTTTCCTAGTTTGCTCTTTGATTTTCATTGAGTATAAAAAGCCTCTTCCCAAAGGAAAGAGGACTAAATCTTATTGATGAACAGCTTGGGCTGCTGTGATAAGGGTCAACTTGTAAACATCATCTGCATTACATCCACGAGAAAGGTCGTTAACTGGCTTGTTCAAACCTTGCAAAACAGGTCCTACAGCCGCAAAGCCACCAAGGCGTTCTGCCATCTTGTAACCGATATTTCCTGCCTCGATACCTGGGAAGATGAAGACATTTGCTTGACCAGCTACCGTACTTCCAGGAGCTTTCAGAGCTGCAGTTTCAGGAACAAAGGCTGCATCAAATTGCAATTCCCCATCTATTTCAAGGTCAGGACGCAAGTCGTG from Streptococcus mitis NCTC 12261 harbors:
- the yycF gene encoding response regulator YycF, which encodes MKKILIVDDEKPISDIIKFNMTKEGYEVVTAFNGREALEQFEAEQPDIIILDLMLPEIDGLEVAKTIRKTSSVPIIMLSAKDSEFDKVIGLELGADDYVTKPFSNRELQARVKALLRRTDLVSVDNQESDEKKTQPLQIGDLEIVPDAYVAKKYGEELDLTHREFELLYHLASHIGQVITREHLLETVWGYDYFGDVRTVDVTIRRLREKIEDTPSRPEYILTRRGVGYYMRNND
- the mutY gene encoding A/G-specific adenine glycosylase, which codes for MLDLKEYGIVMWPEEKIISFREKLLAWYDENKRDLPWRRSKNPYHIWVSEIMLQQTRVDTVIPYYERFLDWFPTVESLENAPEERLLKAWEGLGYYSRVRNLQAAAQQIMTDFGGQFPNTYEGISSLKGIGPYTAGAISSIAFNLPEPAVDGNVMRVLARLFEVNHDIGIPSNRKIFQAMMEILIDPERPGDFNQALMDLGSDIEAPVNPRPEESPVKDFSAAYQNGTMDRYPIKAPKKKPVPIYLKALVVKNTQGQFLLEKNESEKLLAGFWHFPLIEVDNFSQGEQFDLFHQVAEESVNFGPSPEESFQQDYDLDVDWLDIYFETVKHIFSHRKWHVQIVAGQVSDYNDFPDREVRWLSPEEFKNYPLAKPQQKIWQAYAQANLDSSKD